In one Perognathus longimembris pacificus isolate PPM17 unplaced genomic scaffold, ASM2315922v1 HiC_scaffold_197, whole genome shotgun sequence genomic region, the following are encoded:
- the LOC125344648 gene encoding testis-specific Y-encoded protein 9-like, with the protein MASRQKCGTPPPAEEPPLKELQALQLDLGPVNNQATKAHERLKQNLSKRQKTLLDSRSSNIRGIPGFWAQTFVNHPQLSAMISDQDEDMLSYMINLEVQELRHPKSSCKITFYFRNNPYFQNAVVVKEFVVDITGYRLCHSTPILWRQDYKIEADSHRNHNKSPNFFNWFTDHNFAGSNRITEIIRKDLWLNPLHYYKMMKAHEEGEENESPMNPDAYQDFL; encoded by the exons ATGGCGAGTAGACAGAAATGTGGGACTCCTCCACCTGCGGAAGAG CCACCACTGAAGGAATTGCAGGCTCTTCAGTTAGATCTGGGACCAGTGAATAACCAAGCCACCAAGGCTCATGAACGCCTAAAACAGAATCTGAGCAAGAGGCAAAAGACTCTCCTGGATTCCAGAAGCAGCAACATCCGGggcatccctggcttctgggccCAAACT TTTGTGAACCATCCCCAGCTGTCAGCAATGATCAGTGACCAAGATGAAGACATGCTTAGCTACATGATCAATTTGGAA GTACAAGAACTCAGGCATCCCAAGAGTTCCTGCAAAATCaccttttactttagaaataaccCATACTTCCAGAATGCAGTGGTTGTTAAGGAATTCGTCGTGGATATCACTG GATATAGGTTGTGCCATTCCACTCCCATTCTGTGGCGTCAGGATTATAAAATTGAAGCTGACAGTCACAGAAACCACAACAAGAGCCCAAACTTCTTCAACTGGTTTACAGACCACAATTTTGCAGGCTCAAACAGGATCACTGAG ATCATCAGaaaagacctgtggctcaatcCATTGCACTACTACAAGATGATGAAAGCACATGAAGAGGGG gaagaaaatgaatccccTATGAATCCAGATGCTTACCAGGACTTCCTGTGA
- the LOC125344649 gene encoding testis-specific Y-encoded protein 9-like gives MGMHRLREGNARQTAALLTPSENLRAAHGGPPPLKELQALQLDLGPVNNQATKAHERLKQNLSKRQKTLLDSRSSNIRGIPGFWAQTFVNHPQPSAMISDQDEDMLSYMINLEVQELRHPKSSCKITFYFRNNPYFQNAVVVKEFLVDITGYMLCHSTPIQGRQDYKIEADSHRNHNKSPNFFNWFTNHNFAGSNRITEIIRKDLWLNPLYYYKMMKAHEEGEENESPMTPDAYQDFL, from the exons ATGGGAATGCACAGACTCCGGGAAGGCAATGCACGGCAAACTGCTGCATTGCTAACGCCTTCTGAGAACCTGCGTGCTGCTCATGGAGGTCCA CCACCACTGAAGGAATTGCAGGCTCTTCAGTTAGATCTGGGACCAGTGAATAACCAAGCCACCAAGGCTCATGAACGCCTAAAACAGAATCTGAGCAAGAGGCAAAAGACTCTCCTGGATTCCAGAAGCAGCAACATCCGGggcatccctggcttctgggccCAAACT TTTGTGAACCATCCCCAGCCGTCAGCAATGATCAGTGACCAAGATGAAGACATGCTTAGCTACATGATCAATTTGGAA GTACAAGAACTCAGGCATCCCAAGAGTTCCTGCAAAATCaccttttactttagaaataaccCATACTTCCAGAATGCAGTGGTTGTTAAGGAATTCCTCGTGGATATCACTG GGTATATGTTGTGCCATTCCACTCCCATTCAGGGGCGTCAGGATTATAAAATAGAAGCTGACAGTCACAGAAACCACAACAAGAGCCCAAACTTCTTCAACTGGTTTACAAACCACAATTTTGCAGGCTCAAACAGGATCACTGAG ATCATCAGaaaagacctgtggctcaatcCATTGTACTACTACAAGATGATGAAAGCACATGAAGAGGGG gaagaaaatgaatccccTATGACTCCAGATGCTTACCAGGACTTCCTGTGA